One Luteibacter sp. 9135 DNA segment encodes these proteins:
- a CDS encoding DEAD/DEAH box helicase, whose amino-acid sequence MPLAAFHPAVAGWFAQTFPAPTEAQVAAWPAIRSGRHTLVAAPTGSGKTLTAFLSAIDMLVRDGVRDGGLSDRTVILYVSPLKALSNDIRINLEAPLAGIREQLRQQGLPDLEIRTAVRTGDTPASERERMKRRPPHILVTTPESLYVLLGSASGRAMLSHVREVIVDEIHAVAASKRGSHMAVSLERLEALAQRRITRIGLSATQKPIEKVAAFLTGGATDDCAIVDIGHARRRDLALEVPPVPLEAVMSNDMWELVYNRLANLIEQHRTTLIFVNTRRMAERLSRHLSERLGRDAVTAHHGSLSREQRLDAEQRLKAGQLRALVATASLELGIDIGDIDLVCQIASPRSIAAFLQRAGRAGHAVGGTPKARLFPTSRDDLVECTALLDCVRRGELDALIMPHQPLDVLAQQIVAEVSCQEWDEDALFDLFRRAYPFHDLPRATFDDTVRMLADGFTTRVGPRGSYIHRDAVNKRLRERRGARLTAVTSGGTIPETGDYNVVLEPQSTVVGTVNEDFAVESLAGDVFQLGNRSYRIMRVEMGRLRVEDAQGQPPNIPFWLGEAPGRTDELSIGVSRLRTDISAKFDEGGRDGALRWLMDDLGLSRAAAEQIVDYLFRARAALGALPTRETLVMERFFDESGGTQLIIHTPYGSRINRAWGLALRKRFCRKFNFELQAAATEDAIVLSLSTSHSFPLDEVARYLHSNSAEHVLIQALLDAPLFGVRWRWNATTALALPRFTGGRKVAPQLQRMKSEDLLATVFPDQVACAENLVGEREVPDHPLVKQTLEDCLHEAMDSEGLLTILRGLEAGTIAMVARDLATPSPLAAEVLSAAPYAFLDDAPLEERRTHAVQSRRWNTAETADDLGRLDAEAIASVREEAWPEARSADEMHEALVQLGAVTADEATREPGWKKLLTALAKDARATAMTIGGTTLWIAAERLPAWHAVHPQAMLAPAIVAPADYAAQAWTADAALIDLVRGRLGGLGPVPAAVLATSLGVAAGDVEAALTSLETEGYVMRGPFSPGVTEVEWCERHLLARIHRYTIGRLRREIEPVAPRDYLRFLLDWQHLTRATQVAGPDALAGVIAQLEGFEAAAGAWEAELLPARVGDYGIGWLDDLCRAGRVVWSRLRLGTGSGGPVRATPIVLLPRRQLPIWSAAVPFAEGETALSSRAQAVADALRDDGALFFDEIATTTRLLRTELEDALGELVAAGRVTADSFAGLRALLLPAAKRSGSRQRRSRRHMLSGIEDAGRWSLARRPRDERNDADGLEHIARTLLRRYGVVSWKILEREASWLPSWRELRRVYHRLEARGEIRGGRFVDGLVGEQFALPEALPALRQIRHRDHDGDIVCIAGTDPANLIGAIIAGAKVPAVIGNRIAIRDGVPLAAMMAGKFVALTPLEGDDERDARKALQRHATFPAAFA is encoded by the coding sequence ATGCCGCTCGCCGCCTTCCACCCCGCCGTCGCCGGCTGGTTCGCGCAGACCTTTCCGGCGCCCACCGAGGCGCAGGTGGCCGCGTGGCCGGCGATCCGCTCCGGGCGGCACACGCTGGTGGCCGCGCCGACGGGCTCAGGCAAGACCCTGACCGCCTTCCTTTCCGCCATCGACATGCTGGTACGCGACGGGGTGCGCGACGGCGGGCTGAGCGACCGCACCGTCATCCTCTATGTGTCCCCGCTCAAGGCCTTGTCGAACGACATCCGGATCAACCTCGAGGCACCGCTGGCCGGCATCCGCGAGCAACTACGCCAGCAGGGCCTGCCCGACCTGGAGATCCGCACCGCCGTGCGCACGGGCGACACCCCGGCATCGGAACGCGAGCGGATGAAACGGCGACCGCCACACATCCTGGTCACCACGCCCGAGTCGCTTTACGTGTTGCTCGGCTCGGCGTCGGGACGCGCCATGCTGAGCCATGTGCGCGAGGTGATCGTCGACGAGATCCACGCCGTGGCGGCGAGCAAGCGCGGCAGCCACATGGCGGTGTCGCTGGAGCGCCTGGAAGCGCTGGCACAGCGACGCATCACGCGCATCGGTTTGTCCGCCACGCAGAAGCCGATCGAGAAGGTGGCGGCCTTCCTTACCGGTGGCGCCACGGACGACTGCGCCATCGTCGACATCGGCCACGCACGTCGGCGCGACCTGGCACTGGAGGTGCCGCCCGTGCCGCTCGAGGCCGTCATGTCCAACGACATGTGGGAGCTGGTCTACAACCGGCTGGCCAACCTGATCGAGCAACATCGCACCACGCTGATCTTCGTCAACACGCGGCGCATGGCCGAGCGGCTGTCGCGCCACCTGTCGGAGCGGCTGGGTCGCGACGCGGTGACGGCGCACCACGGCAGCCTGTCGCGCGAGCAGCGCCTGGATGCCGAGCAACGCCTGAAGGCGGGCCAGCTGCGCGCGCTGGTGGCCACCGCGTCGCTGGAGCTGGGCATCGACATCGGCGACATTGACCTGGTCTGCCAGATCGCCTCGCCACGCTCCATCGCCGCCTTCCTGCAACGGGCCGGGAGGGCCGGCCATGCCGTGGGTGGCACACCGAAGGCGCGTCTGTTCCCGACCTCGCGCGACGATCTGGTGGAATGCACCGCGCTGCTGGACTGCGTGCGCCGTGGCGAACTGGACGCGCTGATCATGCCGCACCAGCCGCTGGACGTGCTGGCGCAGCAGATCGTCGCCGAGGTGTCGTGCCAGGAGTGGGACGAGGACGCGCTGTTCGACCTGTTCCGCCGCGCGTATCCGTTCCACGACCTGCCACGCGCGACGTTCGACGACACCGTGCGCATGCTGGCCGACGGTTTCACCACACGGGTGGGGCCGCGTGGCTCGTATATCCATCGCGATGCGGTGAACAAGCGCCTGCGCGAACGGCGCGGCGCGCGACTCACCGCCGTGACCTCGGGCGGCACGATTCCCGAGACGGGCGATTACAACGTCGTGCTGGAGCCGCAGTCCACCGTGGTCGGCACCGTCAACGAGGACTTCGCGGTCGAGAGCCTGGCCGGCGACGTGTTCCAGCTGGGCAACCGCTCCTATCGCATCATGCGCGTGGAGATGGGCCGCCTGCGCGTGGAGGATGCGCAGGGCCAGCCGCCGAACATCCCTTTCTGGCTGGGCGAGGCGCCCGGGCGTACGGACGAGTTGTCGATCGGCGTGTCGCGGTTGCGCACGGATATCTCGGCCAAGTTCGACGAGGGCGGCCGTGACGGCGCCCTGCGTTGGCTGATGGACGACCTGGGCCTGTCACGCGCCGCGGCCGAGCAGATCGTCGACTACCTGTTCCGTGCACGCGCGGCACTGGGCGCGCTGCCCACGCGCGAGACGCTGGTGATGGAACGGTTCTTCGACGAATCCGGCGGCACCCAGCTGATCATCCACACACCCTACGGCAGCCGCATCAACCGCGCGTGGGGCCTGGCATTGCGAAAGCGGTTCTGCCGGAAGTTCAACTTCGAACTGCAGGCCGCGGCGACGGAAGACGCTATCGTGCTGTCGCTGTCCACCAGTCACAGTTTTCCGCTGGACGAGGTGGCCCGCTACCTGCATTCGAATTCAGCCGAGCACGTGTTGATCCAGGCCTTGCTGGATGCGCCGCTGTTCGGCGTGCGCTGGCGCTGGAACGCCACGACGGCGCTGGCGCTGCCGCGGTTCACCGGCGGTCGCAAGGTCGCGCCGCAGTTGCAGCGCATGAAGAGCGAGGATCTGCTGGCCACGGTGTTCCCGGACCAGGTGGCCTGTGCGGAGAACCTCGTCGGCGAGCGCGAGGTGCCCGACCACCCGCTGGTGAAGCAGACACTGGAAGACTGCCTGCACGAGGCGATGGACAGCGAAGGGCTACTCACCATTCTGCGGGGCCTGGAAGCGGGCACCATAGCCATGGTCGCGCGTGACCTGGCCACGCCCTCGCCACTCGCGGCGGAAGTGCTCAGTGCGGCGCCGTACGCGTTCCTCGACGATGCGCCGCTGGAAGAACGACGCACCCATGCCGTGCAGTCGCGCCGCTGGAACACCGCCGAAACGGCAGACGACCTGGGCCGGCTGGATGCCGAGGCCATCGCGTCGGTGCGCGAGGAAGCCTGGCCGGAAGCACGCAGCGCCGACGAGATGCACGAGGCGCTGGTGCAGCTCGGCGCGGTCACGGCCGACGAAGCCACGCGCGAGCCGGGCTGGAAAAAGTTGTTGACCGCCCTGGCGAAGGATGCCCGCGCCACCGCGATGACGATCGGCGGCACGACGCTGTGGATCGCCGCGGAGCGTTTGCCCGCATGGCATGCGGTGCATCCGCAGGCCATGCTGGCGCCGGCCATCGTGGCGCCGGCGGACTACGCGGCCCAGGCCTGGACAGCCGACGCGGCGCTGATCGATCTGGTGCGTGGACGCCTGGGTGGGCTCGGCCCGGTGCCGGCCGCCGTGCTTGCGACGTCGCTGGGCGTCGCCGCGGGCGACGTGGAGGCCGCGCTGACCTCGCTGGAAACCGAGGGCTACGTGATGCGCGGGCCGTTTTCGCCCGGCGTTACCGAGGTCGAATGGTGCGAGCGTCACCTGCTGGCCCGTATCCACCGCTACACGATCGGTCGGCTGCGGCGCGAGATCGAGCCCGTGGCGCCACGCGACTACCTGCGCTTCCTGCTCGACTGGCAGCACCTGACCCGCGCCACTCAGGTGGCCGGCCCCGATGCGCTGGCCGGCGTCATCGCGCAGCTGGAGGGTTTCGAAGCGGCCGCGGGTGCTTGGGAAGCGGAACTGCTGCCCGCGCGGGTGGGCGACTACGGCATCGGCTGGCTGGACGACCTCTGCCGCGCGGGACGCGTGGTGTGGAGCCGGCTGCGTCTGGGCACGGGCAGCGGCGGGCCGGTACGCGCCACGCCCATCGTGCTGCTGCCGCGGCGGCAGTTGCCGATCTGGTCCGCCGCCGTGCCGTTTGCCGAGGGCGAAACCGCGCTGTCGTCGCGTGCGCAGGCCGTCGCAGACGCACTGCGCGACGACGGCGCCCTGTTCTTCGACGAGATCGCCACGACCACCCGCCTGCTACGCACGGAGCTGGAAGACGCGCTGGGCGAACTGGTGGCGGCCGGACGCGTCACCGCCGACAGCTTCGCCGGCTTGCGCGCGCTGTTGCTGCCCGCCGCCAAGCGTAGCGGCAGCCGCCAGCGACGCAGCCGCCGACACATGCTCAGTGGCATCGAGGACGCGGGCCGGTGGTCGCTGGCGCGGCGCCCGCGCGACGAGCGCAACGACGCCGATGGCCTGGAGCACATCGCCCGCACGCTGCTTCGGCGTTACGGCGTGGTCAGCTGGAAGATTCTGGAACGCGAGGCCAGCTGGCTGCCGTCGTGGCGCGAGTTGCGGCGTGTGTACCACCGACTGGAAGCCCGTGGCGAGATCCGCGGGGGCCGCTTCGTCGACGGCTTGGTCGGCGAGCAGTTCGCCCTGCCCGAGGCACTGCCGGCGCTGCGCCAGATCCGCCATCGCGACCACGACGGCGATATCGTCTGCATCGCCGGCACGGACCCAGCCAACCTGATCGGTGCCATCATCGCCGGCGCCAAGGTGCCCGCGGTGATCGGCAACCGCATCGCCATCCGCGACGGCGTGCCGCTGGCCGCCATGATGGCCGGCAAGTTCGTCGCGCTCACGCCCCTGGAAGGCGACGACGAGCGCGACGCCCGCAAGGCCCTGCAACGCCACGCGACATTCCCCGCCGCGTTCGCCTGA